AGCCAGTAGTACACGCCGGCGAAGATGGCGAACAGGGCACCGCTCACCAGGACATAGTGGAAGTGCGCTACCACGAAGTAGGTGTCCTGATACTGGTAGTCCGCCGGTACGTCGGCCAGCATCAGTCCGGAGAAACCCCCGATGGTGAACAGGATGATGAACGCGATCGCCCAGAGCATCGGTGCCTCGAAGGTCATCGAACCGCGCCACATGGTGGCAACCCAGTTGAAGATCTTGATGCCCGTCGGGATCGAAATCAGCATGGTCGAGTACATGAAGAACAGCTGACCCCAGACCGGCAGACCCACGGTGAACATGTGGTGCGCCCAGACGATGGTCGACATGAACGTGATTGCCGCGATGGCGTAGATCATCGACTTGCGGCCGAAGATCGGCTTGCGGGCGAAGGCCGGAACCACCTCGGAGATCACGCCGAAGGCCGGCAGGATCATGATGTAGACCTCGGGGTGACCGAAGAACCAGAAGATGTGCTGGAACAGCACGGGATCACCGTTGGCCGCGAAGAAGTGCGTCCCCCAGTGACGATCCGACAGCACCATGGTGGCGGCAATTGCCAGGGTCGGCATGGCCAGCAGCAGCAGGAAGCCCGTGATCAGCCAGGACCAGGTGAATAGCGGCATGTCCATCAGCTTCATGCCCGGCGTGCGCAGCTTGAGAATGGTCAGGATGATGTTCAGCGCGCCGAAGAACGAGGAGATCCCCATGATGTGGATCGCGACGATCATCCAGTCGATCGACTCCGGCCCGTAGGTGGTGGACAACGGCGGGTAGAAGGTCCAGCCGCCGGCCGGCGCGCCGCCATGCATGAAGAAGGTGCTCCAGAGGATGAGCGCCGCGGGCGGCATGGCCCAGAACGCCCAGTTGTTCACCCGCGGCCAGTACATGTCGTCGGCCCCGACCTGGAGCGGCACCATCCAGTTAGCCAGACCGGTCAGCGCCGGCATGATGGCCAGGAAGATCATGGTCAGACCATGCATGGTGGTCAGTTCGTTGAAGAATTGCGGCTGCATCAGCTGCATGCCGGGCTGGAACAGCTCGGCGCGGATCATCAGCGCCATGATGCCGCCCACCATCAGACCCACCAGACTGAGGACCAGGTACATGGTCCCCACGTCCTTGTGGTTGACGGTCAACAGCCAGCGAAGCCAACCCTTGCGCGGCCCATGATGGGCGTGATCGTCATGGGCGTGGCCCACGTGATCGATTGAAGCGCCTGCAGCCGTGTTCTGCATGACCTGTTCGGCTGTTTGATTCATCGTGCGGCCTCCACTTCTTTCGGCGTAATGAGATCCCCGGTGTGGTTACTCCAGGCGTTTCGTTCGTAGGTGATGACGGCGGCGATGTCGCGATCGCTCAACTGCTTGCCATAGGCTTGCATGACCGGATTCTTCTTGCTGCCATGAACCACGATATGGATGTGGTCCTTGACGGATAGCTTCATGCCGTCGAGTGCCGGGAAGGTGCCCTTGATGCCCTGGCCGTTGGCCTGGTGACAGGCGGCGCAGATCGAGCCATAGACCTTCTCGCCTTGTGCCATGGCAGTTTTCATGTCCCACGGTCCGGCTGCTTCGGCCTTGGATGCGGCTGCGGCCGCCTTTTCCTTGTTCACCCATTCGGCAAATGCCGCTGGCGTGACCGCCTTCACCACGATCGGCATGAAGGCATGTCCGGCGCCGCATAGCTCGGCGCATTGCCCGCGGTACGTGCCCGCTTTCTTGACGACGAAGGTCATGTTGTTGATTTTTCCGGGGATCGCATCTGTCTTGAAGCCCAGCTGCGGCACCCACCAGGAGTGGATGACATCGTCGCTGGTCACCCGGATCTGCACGGTCTTGCCGACAGGGACGACCATCGGGTGATCGACGTTCAGCAGGTAATACGGTGCGCTGGCAGGGGATTCCTTGGCGCCCAGCTGACTGGCGTCGCGGCTGGAAGTGGCGAGGTTGCTGAAGAAGGCAATGTCCTGATCAGGATATTTGTAATGCCACTTCCATTGTGAACCATGGACATCCACGATCACGTCAGGCTTGGGGGGCTGGGCATTTGCCGCGACCAGTGCCATGGTCGCAGGAACCGCCACGGCAATCAGAATCAGGGCGGGGACCAGGGTCCAGATGATCTCGATCGTGGTGTGCTCGTGGAATTGGGCGGCCACGGCACCGCGTGAGCGGCGATGTCGTATGAGCGACCACGCCATGACGCCAAACACGCCCACGCCGATGAGTACGCAGACCCAGAACAGCAGCATGTGCAGATCGAACGCATCATAGCTGGTAGATGTCACCCCATAGGGCATGTTGTAACTGAACGGGTCCTGCTCTGCGGCTATTGCTGGCGTAATTGACGTGATTAGCGTCAAAGCCAGCGGTATTAATCGCTTTACCATCCTGACTCCTTTTCGATTTATTCGAACTTATCGAGCAATGCAAAAACTAATTATTAATTCCTCGGGTCGCGGCAAGTGCTGTCCGCGATAAAACGAAATCATTCTACATTCGGGTTGAAGAAAATTGTCAATAAAAATATTGAGCATTGCTATTTTAATTTTGTATATCGTTAATTACTAAAGTTAGTTTGCAAGACTATTTAAATAGAATAATATTCTTATGGATGAATAACTGTATTTAATGTGTGGTTATTCTGCATCAGACAATAATCAACTTCTAATGGATCTTTGTCTGTCTGATTCTGCCCAGGTTTGCCCTGGTTTGCCCGGGGTTTGAGCTGGGGTTTGTGCTGGCACTTGTGCGGGTGTTACGGTTTTATTTATGACGGATTCAGCTTTTCCGTTGTGTTTCTGCGTGGGTTTTTCGGGGCTATATTTCTGAGGCGAGTCTGCTTTATACGGTTTCTTGTCGAGATTCCGCTGGGTGGGTTCGCTGATTTTAATTTTTTAACATACTGTTTCGTAATGTTTTCCGTGATTGCCTGCGGTGTCGTTTTTCGGAAAGTGGTCTGCGTGTTCCTCTCGGGGATAATCCCGACAAGTCACAATGCAGAGGGTTGGTGGATTCAAAAAACATTTTATCGGGTGCGGTTGGTCGTCTGGGGTATATAAACCTAATAGCCAGTAGAATTGATATAATTGATAGGTAATCTTTTGGGCATTGGCTACTATTGTGGCGTGATATGAATCACAAACTGGAGATAGGATATGCACTACATTGGCAAACTTGCGGAGATGCCAGGAGTCATTGCCGCAGGGAGTTTCACCTATAAGGGTGAAGTAATTAAATATGTGGGCCAGTTGAGCCAGAAAGAGGCGCAGCAATTGTCGTCTCTATGTGTCGCAAACCTGCGAACGGTTCGAATGCAGGGCAATATGCTTCAAGCGCTCACCGCCTATAAACCGGGTAATGATCGTTGCGGTCTTCACTCCGCGAAGGGGTGGGTCGTGCATGGCGCACAAACGACGGTATGCGTTGTTTCGGATTCCTTCTGCATCCTCAAGAATCGTGACGGCTCCCTGAACGAAGTTCTTCACTTCATGCTCAACGAGAAAAGGAACGCAAAAGACAATCTCATCTAATCCAGACATGGCCTGTTCATGAGCGGACTTCAGGCCAAAAGCATAACCGTAGAGCGGACATACCAAGGAGCACCATCATGGCCACAATGAGTGAATTGACCCAAGTTCCCGGCGCAATTGCTGGGTTCACGTTTTCGCAAACCGGAGAGCTCATCGAATCCGATATCAAGCCCGGCAACCATGAACTCGACGAATCAACCCTCGGGCTGCTGGCGCACATCTGTGTCGCCAATATGGCGATCAGCAACATGCAGGCGACCGGATGGGAAAAATCCAGCGATCTCAAAGGCTTTCATCCCGTCGAGGGATTCACCTTCGTCTGCGTCGATGTGTCGGTCGTCAGCCGGGGCCATCAGGCAATCGTTCTGATCAACCACGGCGCCGATTACGACAAGGCCTTTCGAGCCCTTGCTGGCTGAGGAGGGCACATGATCAAGCAACTGAAGAACATTGAGGGTGTCCTGGCCGTGGTCGTGTTCAGTGAGGGGCTGAATCCGGAACCGATGGCCGTCCATGGCGACATGCCGATTGAAGAAGCCAAGCGCCTGTCCCGTTTCGCCAATGACTACATGCGCATGCTGCAGGGCATGGTCGACCAGTTTGCCCACTTTGCCCCGTCCACCCGGTGGAACCCGGTCGACGGCTGGGCCGTGCATGGCCCGATGTTCTCGGCTTATGGCTGGGGCAATCTGGCCTGTGTGGTCGATAACCGGAAGGTGAATCACAACTTCATTCAGGAGGTCCGGGACGCGTTCGTCAACATGTAGGGGTGGATGGTCGAGCGCACGATGTGGCGCTGGCATATAGAGACCAACACCGAACGCTTGCCGCGCCGTCTTCATCCACCGCCCGCTTCATGATTCGCCTGCTTGCATTCAACGGATGCAAGCAGGCTTTCCTTATTTTGGCACCCGATACGCCGCCCCTGGCGATTTCAGGGCGCTCATGTCGAATGAAATCCCAAGGCACGTTCGTGCCGGTATTACCTTCCCTGTGGGGTTTTGTCCGTCGACTCTGTTGGGGATTGCCCTAAACGGCTGGCGTGCCCGAAGGAGGGAGTTTATCCAGCAATCCCAGTCGCTCCAGGCGGTAGCGGAACTGGCGTGGCGTCATGCCGAGGGTCATGGCCGCGCGGGTCTTGTTACCGCCGGTCAGGCGCAGGGCGTCGAGCAGGCTTTGCCCCTCGTCGGCGCGCACCCAGCCATAGCTGCGCTGGGCGACGTTCGGCCGGGGATCGAACAGGGGCATCGCAGGCGCCGATGCAGCGGGCATGACCGGCGCGGGCGGCGGGATGATTTTCTGCTGGGTGCCGGCTTCCAGGTGTTCGCCGATATGCGCCTCGTGCTGGAGGATCAGAATGACGTCGTCCACGGTGATCTCGCGGTTCTGCGCCACGAGCACCGCGCGCTTGATGACGTTCTCGAGCTGGCGGATGTTGCCTGGCCAGTTGTAGCTTTCCAGGCGCTCCAGTACGCCCATGCCGAATACGGTGTTGCGATCGAATTCGTGGTTGGCCGTCTGCAGGAAATGCCGGGCGAGGTGACGCACGTCGCCCGCCCGTTCGCGCAATGGGGGCAGATGGATCGGGAAAACGTTGAGCCGGTAGAAGAGGTCGATCCGGAACCGCCCTTCATTTACGGCCTTCTGCAGGTTCTTGTGGGTGGCCGCGATGATGCGCACGTTGACCGGAATGTCCTGCGTGCCGCCGACGCGCTTGATGGCCTGTTTCTCCAGCACGTGCAGCAGTTTGGATTGCAGGTCGAGGGCGAGATCGCCGATTTCGTCGAGGAACAGCGTGCCGTGGTTCGCCAGTTCGATGATCCCCTGCTTGCGCACCACCGCGCCGGTAAACGCGCCTTTCTCATGGCCGAAGAGTTCGGATTCGAGCAGGGCCTCGGGGATGGCGGCGCAGTTGATGGCCATGAAGGGGCCGTCGCGGCGCTGGCTCGTGATGTGCACCATGCGGGCGAAGCGCTCCTTGCCCGTGCCGGATTCGCCAGCCAGTAGCACCGTGGCCTGGGTCGGCGAGACGTGCAGGGCCTGGCGCAGTGCATGCCGCAGGGCCGGGCTTTCGCCAAGGATGCCGTGGGTGACCTCCGTCTGCTGGTCCAACGCCTGTTTGAGGGCGCGGTTCTCGTCGGCCAGCAGGGCGGTTTTTTCCGCGATGACTCGGTTCAGGCTCAGGATCTGCGCGATCAGGGTCGCCAGTACGCGCAGCAGGGTGATGTCCCGGCTGAAGGGGCGTTTGCGCCCCCGAAGGCGATGGGCGCCCAGCACGCCGAGTCGGGCGTCATTGTGGACGATGGGCACGGCGAGGAAGGCCACCGTTTCCTGGGGGAGCGTGCGACGCTCGACCGCGCGTGTCAGGTAGACGGGTTCGTCGTCGATGTTCTGGATCACGGCGACCTGGCCTGTCTGCATCACGCGGCCGGTCACGCCTTCGCCGATCACGTAATGACCGCGTTCCCGTTCCGGCGTCGTGAGGCCATAGGCGTAGCGGATGCTCATGGTTTCAGCGCCCGGGTCCTTGAGCGCGACGCGGCCACGGTTCAGGCCGATCATCTGCGACATCAGGCGCAGGATGCCGTTGATGGCTTCGTCCGGCGAACCCCCGTGGGTCATCAGTCGGGAGGCTTCGTAGATGATGAGGAGTTCGACATCCTCGATATCGGTATCGGTTTCGAGATTCTTGATGGCGGTCAGGGTCATGATGCGGACTCCGGGGCGTCGAGGGG
The Halothiobacillus diazotrophicus DNA segment above includes these coding regions:
- the ctaD gene encoding cytochrome c oxidase subunit I, with product MQNTAAGASIDHVGHAHDDHAHHGPRKGWLRWLLTVNHKDVGTMYLVLSLVGLMVGGIMALMIRAELFQPGMQLMQPQFFNELTTMHGLTMIFLAIMPALTGLANWMVPLQVGADDMYWPRVNNWAFWAMPPAALILWSTFFMHGGAPAGGWTFYPPLSTTYGPESIDWMIVAIHIMGISSFFGALNIILTILKLRTPGMKLMDMPLFTWSWLITGFLLLLAMPTLAIAATMVLSDRHWGTHFFAANGDPVLFQHIFWFFGHPEVYIMILPAFGVISEVVPAFARKPIFGRKSMIYAIAAITFMSTIVWAHHMFTVGLPVWGQLFFMYSTMLISIPTGIKIFNWVATMWRGSMTFEAPMLWAIAFIILFTIGGFSGLMLADVPADYQYQDTYFVVAHFHYVLVSGALFAIFAGVYYWLPKWSGRMYNERLAQWHFWLSVISMNVTFFPMHFAGLAGMPRRIPDYAIQFTDFNMISSVGAFVFGFSQLLFIWLLIQTIRSGKPAPVRPWDGARGLEWVLPSPMPYHTFTTPPTAKQIHDEGPQAYEK
- the coxB gene encoding cytochrome c oxidase subunit II gives rise to the protein MVKRLIPLALTLITSITPAIAAEQDPFSYNMPYGVTSTSYDAFDLHMLLFWVCVLIGVGVFGVMAWSLIRHRRSRGAVAAQFHEHTTIEIIWTLVPALILIAVAVPATMALVAANAQPPKPDVIVDVHGSQWKWHYKYPDQDIAFFSNLATSSRDASQLGAKESPASAPYYLLNVDHPMVVPVGKTVQIRVTSDDVIHSWWVPQLGFKTDAIPGKINNMTFVVKKAGTYRGQCAELCGAGHAFMPIVVKAVTPAAFAEWVNKEKAAAAASKAEAAGPWDMKTAMAQGEKVYGSICAACHQANGQGIKGTFPALDGMKLSVKDHIHIVVHGSKKNPVMQAYGKQLSDRDIAAVITYERNAWSNHTGDLITPKEVEAAR
- a CDS encoding DUF2173 family protein → MHYIGKLAEMPGVIAAGSFTYKGEVIKYVGQLSQKEAQQLSSLCVANLRTVRMQGNMLQALTAYKPGNDRCGLHSAKGWVVHGAQTTVCVVSDSFCILKNRDGSLNEVLHFMLNEKRNAKDNLI
- a CDS encoding DUF2173 family protein; the encoded protein is MATMSELTQVPGAIAGFTFSQTGELIESDIKPGNHELDESTLGLLAHICVANMAISNMQATGWEKSSDLKGFHPVEGFTFVCVDVSVVSRGHQAIVLINHGADYDKAFRALAG
- a CDS encoding DUF2173 family protein, yielding MIKQLKNIEGVLAVVVFSEGLNPEPMAVHGDMPIEEAKRLSRFANDYMRMLQGMVDQFAHFAPSTRWNPVDGWAVHGPMFSAYGWGNLACVVDNRKVNHNFIQEVRDAFVNM
- a CDS encoding sigma-54 interaction domain-containing protein, with product MTLTAIKNLETDTDIEDVELLIIYEASRLMTHGGSPDEAINGILRLMSQMIGLNRGRVALKDPGAETMSIRYAYGLTTPERERGHYVIGEGVTGRVMQTGQVAVIQNIDDEPVYLTRAVERRTLPQETVAFLAVPIVHNDARLGVLGAHRLRGRKRPFSRDITLLRVLATLIAQILSLNRVIAEKTALLADENRALKQALDQQTEVTHGILGESPALRHALRQALHVSPTQATVLLAGESGTGKERFARMVHITSQRRDGPFMAINCAAIPEALLESELFGHEKGAFTGAVVRKQGIIELANHGTLFLDEIGDLALDLQSKLLHVLEKQAIKRVGGTQDIPVNVRIIAATHKNLQKAVNEGRFRIDLFYRLNVFPIHLPPLRERAGDVRHLARHFLQTANHEFDRNTVFGMGVLERLESYNWPGNIRQLENVIKRAVLVAQNREITVDDVILILQHEAHIGEHLEAGTQQKIIPPPAPVMPAASAPAMPLFDPRPNVAQRSYGWVRADEGQSLLDALRLTGGNKTRAAMTLGMTPRQFRYRLERLGLLDKLPPSGTPAV